DNA from Corvus moneduloides isolate bCorMon1 chromosome 8, bCorMon1.pri, whole genome shotgun sequence:
TACCATGAATCTCTCtcttgctttaaataaaaagcaaacagaatcaGTAAAAGATCACTTAAAAATTTTAGAGGATCAGTTAATGACAATGTTAGTATGCTCCTAGGTTTTCAGTTAAaatcatttgttttaaaatatttctccagttATGCTGAAATAAcatttcataaaagaaaaactcaacagcaatttttttaaaatgagatatGCATTTTCTACATTACCTTAAAATAAATCACTCAGAAGACATACTTAAAGATGCACAAGTTTACTTTGTACAGGTAAGCcaatttcttttgcagttgCTTTCAGAGGTATTGTTAATTCTGTATGCAAAAGTTTTCTTGAAATCAtaataatgacattttattaTTATGAATACTTTGTCAAATATGACACTGGAATTTCAATTAAGCACATAAGAAGGGGATTTAAGTGAGAACAATCGTATAGTAAGAATTATATGTCAATGTTCTGAAGGAGCTCAACAATGTCAAGCAAACAACATAGCttcttatttttcaatattccttctttatttttaagttcCTCTAAAATAGTATCTAAATAATATGATAGGAGATCATAGTTGTGCATATTAATAGGTCAAAATTAAGGGccttgttcatttaaaaaaatattgtcaacacttttaatgctctttttcctttaaaattttttttcaaatacttaaGTATATATTCATTGGCTTAGAGACCCAAAGAAGCCAAGTTTTGCatttgactttttaaataaaattctgaatgTTGACTTTTTGATCTGCTAAACAACCTCCTGCCATCACAACCCATAATATACCCAAATCTGTTGTAATTAGTTTGTGACCCACACGATAAAGTTACCATTCTTCTCATCTCCCTACAAAACCAAACTTGAgatgttttggggtgttttgatTTGCTGCTTTCATTAAATCAGACAAAACCTGTCTAATTACAGGTCTCTAACTTTTTTTAGGAAGCTGAACTAATACTCCTGTGAATACCTCTATAGAAAACTGAGTAAAATCTCATcacagatttgaaaaatactttaacaAATCTATTGCTGTCATAAGGAGTCCATTTTATTCTTAACAACCCTGTTTGAACTTACTGATTTTTATAAATCTAGGAGAAAAAATACCAtgtgaaaatgaagtttaaacCCAATGTATCTACTAGGAAACTTAAAAGTAATTGTTTCAGAGTCTTTAGGactttccttgtttttcagtgtttcattcCTGATAATCATGCACAGAACAGTGCATAAATCTATTAAGGTGCATGTGCATGAACAGTTCTGGTGTCCTTCAGTTGGTTTCTGATGTGACACCCCCAAACATCCTTCAGTAATAAACCCTACATAAAAGTTAACTCTATGTATTTGTTTGGGATCCTTGCTAGTTTTAAAACAATTGAAGATTTTGTACGTGTGTAAGTATAGTACCAAAATGATGTTAGTCTGCAGTACATATCTCAGTCATCAAAATATACATTGCAATCCTCCCACAAGTTCAACAGGGCACAAACTGCAGGAAACTGCCAGACAGCTCTGTAACCACCGGTTAACTCTCAATTTTCAGTATTAAACTCCACATTAAGTAAACTCACAGTTAATTTAACTATGGGTTTAAGGGGCTATAATAGGCATCAATATGAACAGGCGAGGCTCCTGGACAGCCCATGGTTCTTACTGTAAATGCATCCTTGCTACCCATCTCCCTGTCATGGGAGCTCCACAAACTCCTCGACTGAGAACAGTAACAGCTCACATAAACTGCCTTTTAATGAGAACAGTACATATGGAAATACAATTGTCTTTGGACTCACTCCTTACATTTACATTCTCCAGAAGTGCCATTCTCATTTCAAGAACCATGTATTTGGCTTTGGGAAGATGTGATagtttttcaaatgaaagtAAATTATGATTTATGATGCACAACACAACTCACACTTCCTTAAGGAACAGGGTTGTCACAAGCTTGACAGGATAGATTGTGTTGTAGAGTATCTCCAGTAGTGGAAAACTCCAGTGgtggaaaaaatgtttcatactTCTGCTACTCAAAATTACTtactatttaaaagaaaaatttaaaatgggCAAGCTGAGTCAGAAAACTTGTGACTTTCATTTTATCAATTCCTTCTGTAAGGCAGTTGCATGACTCAATACTACAGCTTTAGGTACTTGTATTTAATGTTCCTTAAATTGCCAATATAAagtcttgggggaaaaaaaagacaaacttaAATTTGCAAATCTAGAAAATTTtaggaattaaaagaaataactaATTTGCTCTACTCAACCTGTAACTCCTAAATTACAGGAAAATCAGCCAGCCACGGAGGCCATTCGAAGAAATGTACATCCTCTCATGCACATTAACaatccaaacaaataaaaaccacagtCTTGCAATAAAGATCTAGTCTCATTCCTTTGACCTGGCTTCTTTCACTGCTATCACATTCACACAGCCTGAAGTCACCTGCTGCAATGGTATGCCAGGCAGGTTTGCAGACTGTATTAGGAATGCTGAAAGGCAGAGCAAGCCCCAGTTGTGTCAGGAAGGCGAGGAGCCACACCTCACACCTCCCCAGGAGATAGCTTTGGGCAGAGTGTTTGAAACACACATAGTGACCTGTAGGCTCCACCAGCCTGATGTGTTCACAAGTGAAACAAGGGAGTTACCCGACCACggaggcagcacagcagtgaaatGGAGCGGAATCAGGCTGCTCCAATGGAGTTTCAGGAGTGACACATCACTTTGGTTTCCTAATGGGTACTACCAGCTGTTTCCTTGAGAAGCTGCAATGTACTTGATGGTGTGTTTCCCTCCAATGACAgatctttttctattttcctgtaGAAGATACTGAGAGGCAGACTGGTCACAGAGCGAGTATGGTGAGGCGGAAGTGTATGCAAGCAGAGGGACAAAGTAAAATTCCCTTGGAATTTGTCAGGGACCTCAAAGAATCCATGATGCATCATGACAGTACTCTCTGTATGCTTAAGTGTGTTATTGAGTTTTTCTTCAGCAACATTAAGAACTTAGTGAAAAAGACTTAAAGGAGGCtggttttaataaaaagcaattCCACAGTAGGTCTTAGCTTGTTTGTTCCTCAGGAGACCTTATGCTCCCTACCTCCTCAAAGGCCATACACAATACAGTTTTTTAGCATCAAATTTAGTACACACATCTGCTGATGAAATACAATTTACATCTTCACCAAGAATAAAGTCAGATGAAGGTGTATCAAAGTGCATACCAAATatcaagaaaatacatttccagTTCTTCCTGGATGTCACGTAATCTACCAAGGaagttatttaaatttttaaacaaacaaggCCCTCCATTTTTTCTCCTattaaatgcaaacattttctaATGGGTTGAATTGAATAAACAAATTGGTGTATCCAGAATCTGCATTTTAGTCACAAGACTAATTTATAAAATTTCTACAgcttgaaaaaaacattaacaTGTAAAATGTGGTGTGccaaacaaaaaagataaaGCTATGCCAAAGAAAGACTGTATTTGCTGACCGTTTTCTTTGTATCCCATCCCTAGGATGACCTCTGGTGCTCTGTAGTAACGTGTCACTACATAAGGCGTCATCATAAAACTAGTTCCTGCAGTTCTGGCCAGTCCAAAGTCAAGAATCTTCAAAGTGCAGTCTGACTTTACTACTATATTACTGGGctttaaatcctttaaaaagaaacaccaTATATGACTGCTAAGACAAGCACAAAGTACTCTGTggttcacattttaaaaagataatattGCTAACATTAAATCCCAAACACAACTAGGTTATTGCTGTAACTGCAGCTTTTTCCCCCTTGCATTAATTTATGTGCATTCAGCAGATTACAGAATTAATTCCTTTATTGTGCTTGTAGATTTATATAGcaattaaagaaggaaaatacaacCAGCATTACAAGATATGTTAGCAATGTCTGAAATAAATCGAGGTTAGTAAGAAGTGTTAGCTCTGAGGAAAGGTCTAGAAACTGCTCACTGGAACAAGAATTATTACTACAATGCAGAACACAAGTAACATGACAATCATTTGATTCAATAATCATCTTAATACAAGAATTATTAGAATTATAATATCAATGTGAAAGGTTTATTTGCTAGTTGAGGTTACATTACCTCTTTTGAACCAATGTATTTctctgaacagaaagaaaatctccATGGCCACATGATTTTAGTTTCCTATTTAGGACTTGGTTTTATACTAAGTTTGgcaaccaaacccaaaaatgcACCATTGAAAAACTGCCAAAAATTAACACAATCATTAAATTGGAGTGGAAAATGCTGACATAGCTTCAGATCATTCTAGTTAGCAACATGGAAACTATTCTCAACACCTGAACCCTATTGACAATAGTGGCTTTGcaacatttatttaaacaaaaactaCACAGGCTTACTCTGTCATCACCTCAGCAGGATCTTACACAAAGCTGAATGTCACAGTGTAAATATTACAGAGTAACTTCAAAACAACTTTgcaatcataaaatcatttgcAGCACATGGGCTAACACAGATAAGACTTAGATACTTCCAGCCTACACTCTACTGAGATTAATTGAGAGCAAAACCTGAGATATGACAGAGGACTCCAGCACCTGAGCTGCAAGCATTTGATATGTAGTCCCATTTGTCATTGTTTCTTAAAGACTTAAAGGTGGATATCTGCAAGATTTATGTAGTTTTCATTTGTACTTGGCTGGCTTTCAGCAATCTCCTCATAATGCTGAGAAAACTGCATTAAAGATAAAgaggaaacaacaaaaagagTTCCAGAACAACAGAATTTTAATGACTAAGTACAAGTCTTGCATACATACATATTCACACATACATTTCCACACAAAGACTTTACAGACAACTTTAGCTTAAAACATTCTCAAACACCACAAATTAATTCAAGTTCTATAAGGCCTTCTGGCCATTTAATACACGTTTCAGATTCTTCTACAGTCCTTTTTATTATCAGCTTTATTTCTGCACACATCTATTATTTTCAGGAAGTTCACTGCAGAACACCAGGCATATGCTCATGGTATTAACTACACTCATTCTCCCCAAAACTGCAGGATTAACACTCCAATGTTAAGAGATCTTCTCTTTGCTTACCAAATGCTGTCCATCCTTATTTCTGAACACCATGTAGTTGTCATGAAGCCTAGGATCAAAATGATGAATTGACTTACACTACATTCAGATTCATGCAGAGATGCAAAACCTGCATCACTTAATATCTTCTgttaaataaaccaaaactcGAGAGCTCCTCTGAGAGTGATCAAATTAATTAGGATGGATAAATATATCCGGAACCTATAGCAGAAAATCTCTCACTGAAccttgaaaatgtaaaatgtcaGTGCTTAAAAATCAGATTCTTCAGGGCTGTCTCCCTATAAGCCAGACAAGGAGACAGGGACATCTCTAGAGGGTAATTCATGGCTTCTACGGGCTTTTCTCTTTGTAACAGAAGATTTGTGAAGGTTCCATAATTAGGCCCCTTTGTTAAGTACTCAAAATCGGGCAGAATTCAATGTTTCAGAGCCTCCATGCAAGACTAATGAGACACTCTGTGTCCCTCAGAAAGTCAGTGAGGCACAACTCCGCAATGCTGATCATTCATCCTCATATTATGAAATATAAATGAACATGTACTTCTACACTGGCTGGAAACTGCATCTCTGCACAGTGTTCAGGACCCAGTAATGTTGATTTGCCAACATCTGTTAAAGTCAGTGCAAAGTTACAGCCAAATCTTTATCCATTGATGTGACAACCAAGTTTGCCCCTACAACTTCAAGGTGAagtttgatttctgttttgttccaTGCCCCCAACTTCTTATTTCTATGGCAAGTAGTATCCAGTGCTATAAGGCACGTATACAGATTTTTTTGATTTCAGTCATTCAACAAGCTTTGAAAAAGCTACTAAGATGCTGAGATTACCACAGCTATGCTAGAAGCTGAAGAACCCAGTTAAAAAACATGTGAAACtaccaacagcaaaaaaaactTAAAGCTTTAGAGATCACTAAAGTAGAACACTAGATTCATAGCCAAAATGCTCCTCGGGCAGCCGGAGTAGTGCAGGCTATGCTTAAGAAGTTTCAATAAAGTAACTGGCTGTGGACATTAAGGACTGGTGCTGAGAGCCCAGAAGAATGCTACAAAGAGTTACCACTGCAGCCACACGGTCTGTGTGACACATGTGCCTTTGCAGGATATCTTCCTTGTCTTCCAAGGTTTTGTTCAGCTTGCTCCACAGAGAAACAAGATTTTGATACTTTACACCTTGAAGTAAAAAGGCACAATGCACACAGGTGGTAAGGCTGTGCCTGAATATACTCAATCTTCTAACAAAGTCTACCAAGAAGCTGTCAGTTGAAAATCTGCCAGGAAGACATGCAAGTGAAATGTCCTTCAGAAGCATCTGCACATGTCCTTTAAAAGCATTCATGCATACATACGGTGCTATTTACATAGCAATTGTATTTAGTCTCTTTAGGATCGTTTATCCCTGTAGATATGAAGCATTTCACAGCCTTAACCCGTATTTACAGAGACAGGAATTCTATCCTCAAAGCTGTCTTTACTCTTGCCCAACTACCTAAGCAGCTACTTCTTTTATGCAAATGTAAAGATGTTTAAATTTTATCCATGACTTCCACAGGATCTATGCCCACTTCAGAGGAGTACAAACCACCCTGAGGCAAGCACAGTTTTAGAAGCTCCCCTAAGCTTGTGCTAAGATCCACAGAGAGACATTCTTACTTCACCTACACTAGCCATGTCCAAATAATATATCATTTTCTGAAACTAAAAAAGACCACATAGGAAAATCCACAGCATTAAATTTTCATACCTAACTATTGAAGGGACCAGGAAATGTGAAACTGTATGCAAACCATTATTTCTGACCCACAGGCACATACATTAGAACACCAAGGGCTGCATCATCTCAGTCACAGGTAATACAGTACCACAACAGTAAGTTAAACAACTTAGTTTTGCTGAGGATTCCCAGAACAATGCAAGAAGCCCAACTGACCTGTCTCAAATGCCCATAAGCAGACCAGCATCACGTACAATGCCTGGTTGCAGGCAATGCTTCTTCCTACTTATCCTTGCCCATCTCTTCCAACACATCAGTTCAGGGAAATTGCATGCAAGAAGAAAGGTTTCACCTTCATCCCCTGAGCTCCTCACTGGAATGCAGCAGCTGATGAGTACTAGAACCAGCTGAGCAAAAGGAAGCAGCATTTGCCCACTCAAGATGTATTTTCTATTCATATAATTGCTCCTGTTCCCTtgtggaaaaggcagcaaaaaagACTGAACAGGAGCGTCAGACTGCCAGAGCTAGCTTGCAGACCATTCAACCCCCCAGTCACAGTGTGGTGGACCACTGACCTGGACAAGCATCCTAACACAGCAATTCCTGTGGCAGTGCACAGAACTGCCATTTGTGATTTGCTTTCCTGTGCACGTCATGAGAAGACTGTGTAGTAATGACTGAAACTATCCCACATTGCTAAGGTTAATTAAACCTTCTCTATCACActtcagaaatgaaaacttctcaaactctttaaaaatattacaatgAAAAATGTAGTACTGTAAAAATACAAGCCTACCATTTCCCAAACCAACAAGATTATATTTGAAAAGCTATAACCAGATAATCTCAAGCAATCTTTAATCCACATACCATTAAATATGAGATGCTCAACTTGAACAGGCAACcttaaattcaaaatttcttGACTGGATTATAACACACAAATCccatttaaaaagcagtagtCAGTTTTGCCTGTTAACTATCTGAGTGAATGATTTGTGACGCACAGGTGTTATCCAAGTTCCACTTACAAGTCTTTATCATCATCTGCTTATCTGCAGATTTCAGATAGTTATTCATTACTCTGCTAGtcaaggagaagaaataaaatgggcAGTTCTTTCAAAAGATGGGATTTCAGGTTTGGTTACCAAAACAATAAAGGCAGAGATGCTTCCAGATATCCTTCCCTGCCACAACTACTAAAGTAGAACATTATACAGAATTAGAGGAGGTAATGCAACTCACTGCAAAAATCTTCAGTTTGCTCTGTGCAGATCGTTATCAAATCACTTAAACATTCAAAAGGCTCATTCCAGAATTACCCTGCAAAAAGGTATGGtgctttcctttcagctttCTCTCCCTGCCTATGGGACAGCCTATGAAACATTCTTCGTGCTCCTATTGCTaactttttttatctttaaatactCAAGGTAAAACCAGGTGCAATGCAAATTATACAGTTTAGTTCACTCACCCTATGAATAATCCCAGCTGAATGAAGATGTTTGATACCACATAGCATTTGATAAAGAAGATAGGACATTCGTTCATGGTCTAGCTCCATCTGAATCACTTGGCAAAGATTTGCATCCATGAGCTCCATCACTATGTAGcttatgaagaaagaaaagaataataatcaGATAATACTGACATTTTACTGTATTCTCTCTCTTGCTCATCTTTTGGTatgaatactttaaaaataaattctcagcTTTAGCTCGAATCTGACTTACACATCTTGAAATTCTTCCAGGGATTTTTGTGGTGTGAACACATTCAGTAGGCCGATTatctgcagggagggggagaggaagtGTAATTGTACCACAGCAAGAGGAAAGTTGCAGAGTCAACATTTCAAAACTGCTAACTATTATTCTGATATGAACCTCCTGGTACACACTGAAGCTCAAGATGCTCAGTAGCTCAACCAGACCTAACATGACGTAAACAGATACGAATTATTTTGGAATGAGTATTTTTCCTCCACAAATCACATAATCTAaagacactgtgtgtgtgttaaCAAGATGATATTTAAATCTTAAAACCTAAGGAGCTTAGTcactcttccccttcctcctaCTTTCAGTTTGAAGACCTAGTAAGATTTTCATTGTATATGAGGAACAATGAAATTAAAACCTGACGAAGACTCCCTAAAAGATACCACTTCACCACTGACAAAGGTGAAGAAACAACTTCacccaaacagaaaaacaggctCTTACAGATGCTTTAGGACATTTTCTATTAAGAATGGATGTGACGTGCAGAAAGAGACCAAGCTACTACTCATCAAGAACTAGGCAGGCTTGCAATAGTTTATCATGATACAAATTATGCTATTAGGTGGAACACCCTTCAGAGAATTCACATATAAACCGTCATCCGTGTTtgagaaaaattacaaaattttccCAAAAAGCTAAAAGAGAGAGCAAGTTTTCTGTGACACTCTTTCTCCCTAGCAGCCAGGACAAATTTTATCTTCCTGATGGGGGATTAAAAGAGAAGGTAAGGAATACTGCACACATCTgactctgaaggaaaaaaatggccaACACCAGCCTTCTGCAGTTCAACTCCAATAAATTTATCACTTACTCTCTCCCCATTTCTGTGATCTTGTCTACTGCACAGCTTCATAAACACCCGAGAGTTACTGCTGTCACAACACAAGACTCTAAACTCATTCGTGCTATGTATTAtagtatttataaatatatagtATTTATAAAAGTATTatagccttttccttttttctcctatGTGTCTATCAGCAGGACACACTTACCAGCCATTTGACAGCTGCTTGTAAATGTTAGCAATATAACGCTGACTCCCTTGCTGAGTTTGAAGGGGGTATTTAAAGATTGGGCAGGTATTAAAACTAGTCATTAATAGCTATTATGCAAGACCCTTCTGTACTTATCATGGAGATACAACCATGCAATGAAAATCTCTGAAGTCACTTTCCAGACTTTTACAAAGGACAGCCTTCCAGTTAATTCTTTAACATCTGAAGCAGGACACTGCACTCACATTTTTGTGATTAACGCACTTCATAAGAACAAGCTCTCTGTAGGCTCTTTTAGCGTGGGTTTGGTTCTGAAACGGTCGGCTTAACTTCTTGATTGCAACATTCCGCTCAAGGATGGCATCATAAGCTgcactgtaattaaaaataacagtattaCATCTCTAGTGTCAAGGTCCTTTAAGCTGTGGCAGTTGCAAACTTTTTCAGATAATTTGTATCATGTCTGCAGAAACCCCAGATTTCCAGTGTTATCCAGCTTTAGGAATGTGATATAACAAAGTGCTCTTGTATGCTGAGTGATTCAAAATTTAAAGCTATTTCCCAGTTTTAGAGTACTAACGCATGACAACCTCTACAATATAATGCAGTATTTCTGCTTCCAAAGATACTGAGTTCTTGCCACTCATTGGCACTCAAGAACAGACCATCTAAAAAAGATCCAAAACACTTCAAACATAAAAAGCACATCAATTTTACATAAAATCTTCACACtaaaaggaagggagaaggcaggaaaagtAGGTTATAAAAAGGTCCCATGCTTTCACTTATGTAGTTGCTTAATATCCTGATGACAATGACAGCATCAAAGTCGAGACAAAAAGTGTTAAGAAATCTTTAACCTCTAGATGTCACTGGCTTTAacttggtgaaaaaaaaaataacattttgtttgCAGACTAATGCCAAGATTGTCATATGATTCAGGGACAGGCTGTTTAACTGATGAAGACTGTTATTGGAGACAACTCCCTTACATATCACATTTCCGTGACAGGAAGGCATGGCTTGTTTTTCCTGTAAGAGCTAATACAACAGCTGACTGCCATGCAGATTCAGGAAATATTTAGCAGTTACTAAAAACGTCTTAGCAGGGACAATAGTATTTTCTTGTCTCTTCTCAAGAATGGTACTGAAATCTAATGAAGGATATCTACTAGTAAACAGTAGCATCTATTAAATCCAACTAACTACTTTAAAAAGTGGATTGTCTATGTACTATGTAGGCTTGAATGATTCGTAATTTATCATCAACAAAACCTCTAGAcaccactgaagaaaaagaatgggaaCAACATATATGGTAACTTTCTCTGATGTAGATTTTCCGTTATATCTGGAATTCCCCCACCTGCCCCAAAGATAAAgattattttaggaaagactgcCAACATGGGACTCCTGTTTTAGTATTTAAACTTCTGCATTCCCTGTACATAACAGCAGCTGAGAGCCTGTTTCAGTATTAGGCCATCTACTTAATATTCCCAAATCAAGCTGCATCAGTTACAAAAACagaccaaaaaacaaacaaaaaaaacaaacaaaaaaaaacccacccacaaaaaaacccaaaacaaaacaccaaacaaaaaaccccccaaacaaatACAAGCCATCACCACtgacaacaaaaaccccaacccaaatcACAAGAATTGCACTGTATGGAGATACATGGCAAGATTTAACCACAGTCCTCATCAGGGTAAGCACAGAGATTAAACTAAAAAGGCTTCAATTACCACTAGCAGCAATTACAGAATGGCACTAGAGTATTACACAGTCAGTTTTCAGATGTCAGCTCTAGGAAGGGCAATAAATTTGGAAAACAGGCATTAAGAACATATGACTGGCCATCAGAAGGATAGTAGTAACATCTAAAGCTTTTATTGGCATTTCGATAGCAACTAAACAAACTAGCCAAGCAACTGTCTACATCCTCAGTATATTAACACACATGCAAACAAAACTAAGATCAGTTCTTTTGTTGCTGCTAGTTAATACCAGTAATCTTAATGCCAGAAGTTACCATTTCAGAAAACAACTCTTTCTAGAGTTCTTTCTTCAAGTTTCCATTTGCACTTATTACACTGTTTTATTAATCTTGCTAAAACACAAATGTGAATTAACACCCATACCACATATTCTCTAAACACTGATCAAGACAAGATCAAGGTAGTAAAGGGGTTACAGATTTGAGATTATGCTTTCCCCTACCCTTCTCTTCCTTGAcgtttttgtatttttatgtacCTGGTTAACATCTTAAGAGTTacaataaactgaaaaatctgtAAGGTCCTGTGATACCTACATCCTTCTCAAACAGTCAAAAAAAGCTTCCAGGAAGGTTAAACCAACATTTCTCTTCGAGGCAATGGCACTGCACAGGAAACAGTGCCTACAGGCAGCCAGTTGTCAACAACTTGAATCAGCTGGACACTTTTCAGAccacacagcagagctcttATTCAAAGAATGACACTGTCAAGTCATACTTTTCTGAACTGCATAAGGTATTTACGTATGGCAGTCAGCATCCCAAATGCTCACTCACTGGTATCAAGGACTACTCAGattatgaaattaaatgaaatagaCTCCTAACAAACCATTTCAAGAAGTGCAAAcatttacaagcagcaaatatTATATAGAGTATTTCTGGCTTTTGTTTCACTGCAAGCAGTGTGTCCTAGGATTCGGATTAGTTTCTTTAtccagtttctttttcccccactaATTTATGGGACTCAGCACAGCTGGCTGAATTTGCACAGAAGGGCATCAGTTCTGAAGCTGGAAAGGACACAGGtcaaaaaacaacagcaacagccCTTGCTGAGGAAAAATGGCCATCAGTTACCATTGCTGTTTTGCCTGCAAAAGGTAGTTCTCCTCACTCCTGCTCTGTAAGACACACCACCTCAAAAAACTACATTAAGGAAACCTAAAGGTACATTTAAATTCTAGAGAAACCTTACCATACTATCCCTTGTGCTCCTGATCCTATTGGTTTCAAATTCTGGTACCGTTTCAACACGGTGAAAGTTGAGTCTCCAATCTCAACGCTGTAGAAGTTGTTGTCACGCTTGCTCCTGCTCATGACGGCAACTTGGTTAGTTCACTTCATCCAAATTTTGCTTCTGGCCTGTGAAGAAATAAAGTCAGAAAAACTAAGATTTTACAACTATATGTAATCTGACATAAGGCAGAACTTCTTATAAGACACTTCCCAAGTAAGTCTCATTTGCACAGgtaagttatttttaatgtctgcAGGAATAAGAAAGCATGTGTttgaaatgctgtatttttag
Protein-coding regions in this window:
- the MAPK8 gene encoding mitogen-activated protein kinase 8 isoform X3, giving the protein MSRSKRDNNFYSVEIGDSTFTVLKRYQNLKPIGSGAQGIVCAAYDAILERNVAIKKLSRPFQNQTHAKRAYRELVLMKCVNHKNIIGLLNVFTPQKSLEEFQDVYIVMELMDANLCQVIQMELDHERMSYLLYQMLCGIKHLHSAGIIHRDLKPSNIVVKSDCTLKILDFGLARTAGTSFMMTPYVVTRYYRAPEVILGMGYKENVDIWSVGCIMGEMIKGGVLFPGTDHIDQWNKVIEQLGTPCPEFMKKLQPTVRTYVENRPKYAGYSFEKLFPDVLFPADSEHNKLKASQARDLLSKMLVIDASKRISVDEALQHPYINVWYDPSEAEAPPPKIPDKQLDEREHTIEEWKELIYKEVMDLEERTKNGVIRGQPAPLAQVQQ